The Candidatus Methylacidiphilales bacterium genome includes the window ACCTCCACCGGGAAGGGAAAATCGATCCGCGCAGTGTTGTAGGCCCAGTTTTGGCTGATCCAACGGCTGTCGTTACCCGCATCCCCATCGGTGACGTAGGAACCGAGCCGGTTGCCGCTGACCGACGAAACCGTAACGGGCTGGTATTTGGCCAGGTTCACCCGTTGGGGGATGATTTGCGACGCCGCCACCCCGGCCACGCTGAGGCTCGCCCCGGTGCCGGTTTCGTAGGAAATGGCCGAATTCTTGATCTTCAACGAGCCATTGCCACCTGAATTCGAGGGCGCCACGGCTATGCGGAAGCGGGTCCCGGTGATCGTCAGGTTCGCCGTAAGTGCAGAATCAAAGGCAAAGACATACTCGCCACCGCCGGTGAAACTGTAGTTGCCCGTGACCGTGCCCAGGACGACATCGTCGCCCCCGCCACTGGCCTCGTTCGCCCCGAGATAGGTGAAGGTGACGGCAACCGAAGTGGCATCGTTCGCCGTGGCGCTGGTGTGGGCGGCGAAACCGAAGCCGGTGATACTGACCCGGGTGGGACCTTGGTTGGGGGTCAGGAGGCCTTTGAAGTAGCGATCAAAAACCCCCACCGCCGGCTGGTTGATGTCCGTATCCGTTCCCCCGTTGAGGGCATTATCAATGAAAAACGTGGGACCGAGGGTGGAGGTGACATTCCCGGCCTGGATAATCGCCGCGGAAAGTGGGACAGGCGCGGCCACACCCAGAACGAAGACCGCCAGCATCCGGGGCAAGCGACGGGGCGTCCAACTGCCTTTGATCAAGCATCGCTGCATCTGGCTCAATTATTGCAAGCAAAGTTACTTAAGCAAACAAATTTCAGACACGGAAAACTGCCCTCCATCGTGCGCAATTCCCATCCTGCCCCCCCTTGTTTGAAATTTCATCTGAATCATCCAATCGGGTTGAAATGAAACTCATCACCGCCAACGAAGCCAGGCAATCGCTGGGACGACTGATGTAAGACCAAATCATGTTGAATGAGCCTGTTTCAATCGGAGGGTCGCCACGTGAAACGGGGTCTCCGACAGGTCCCGTTTGCAAAGCATCTCGGGACGACCAAGCCGCACAGCGTGCGGTCCTCCGGGGCGCTTTCGCGCCCAATCAATCGGATTTGGTATAACACCAAACTGAATTGAGTGGGCGCAAAAGTGCCTTATGGAAGGGCGATGCTTCTGGCTCCCCCGTAAGCCTTCGGGGCTGAGCCGCCCTTGGAATAGAGACATCAAACCGGCTCGGCGGTCCGCCTCAGCCGGAACGATGCAGTTTAACCACAGAGGACACAGAGAACTCAGAGGGAAAATGCGTGGTTACAACAGAAGAGGCTGATCACCGTTCGGTGAATCCCTTTTCTTCCCAAATCCGTTTCGTTCCTCCTCGGCGTCTCTGCGCGATTTCACCTGCATAGTTACGGCTCAGTCAGATCGCCCTCCCGTTTATTCTGTCGCTCAGTCATTTTAATTTGGTATCAGTCATCGGCTTTTGCCCGACTCCTTTCCCGCCCGTGCGGTCGGACGGGCCCTTCAATCCGGGCAGCTTCTGGTTTCGGGCGAGACCCTCCACGAGTTGGACGACATCCTGGACCGTCCCTAGTTCGCCCGATACGTCCATCTGGCGGAACGAAAACGATTTTTCGAACTCCTGGCCGGGTGGTGATCCATGTACCCACCCTCCGTCCCATCCAGGCCTGTCGGGATGCCAAAGAAGACAAGTTTCTGACCCTGGCCGTGAACAGGCGGGCCGACGCCCTGATCACCGGAGATGAAGACCTTCTGCGCCTGCACCCTTTCTTGGATATCTCCATCCTAACGCCCACCACCTTCCTCACTTATCCACTCGATCCAAGGACCTCCTGAATCAAAACACACCGTCAGCTTTCGACGATCAGCCATCCGTCCTCTGCCTTCCGCTTTCGAGTTTCAGGTCTCAGGTCTCAGGTCTCAGGTTTCAGGTATCATACACTCCGTCATCCGTCCCGGGGGCAAGTGATGAAGGGATTACTGAGCTTCGTGCAGGAATTTAATGTTGGTACAAACCCTGCTACAAAAGCTGGGCATGAAGATACAACGGACCAAGCGACAGGAAAAGATGGAAAAGCGGCGGCTGGAAGGCTGCCGGATGTTGGAGCAGGGCTATCGTCAGGCCGAGGTGGCCTGAAAGCTGAAGGCAAGCGGAGCGGCGGTCAGCAAGTGGGAAAAACGGCGGCAAGCCGGCCAAGTTCTCTCCCAGCGGCATGCCTGCACCGAGCACCGGCTCCATAGCAGGCAGCTTGAGCGGCTCCAAGTCTTGCTGTGCCGGGGGGCCCAGAAGACGGGCCATGCCGATAGGCTGTGGACCTTGGGCCGGGTGGCCGCTCTGATTGAAAAGCACTTCGGGGTATCCTACCACCCGGGCCATGTGTGGCGGGTCATGCGGTCGATGGGATGGAGTTGCCAAAAGCCGGTTCGTAGGGCGGTGGAACGCAATGAGGCGGCCATTGAACATTGGAAAAAGCGGAGCTGGCCCTTGATTAAAAAAAAGCCCGTGCCCAGCGGCGGGTGATCCTGTTCATGGATGAAACCGGCTTCAGCCACAAACCCCACCTGCGCGGAGCATGGGCCCCACGCGGACGGCCCTTGGTCATCCGCCACCGCTTCAATTGGAAACGATGGAGCGTGATCGCCGTAGTGGGCAGAAAGCGGGCAGTCTTCCGCATCCTGCCCCACGGAGTCAAATGGCCCGATGTAGCCGCCTTCCTGTGGGCCGTGCTGCGACAAGTGCGGGGAAAGATGGTGGTGGTGCTTGATGGACTGCCCGCCCACCGGACGTCCTTGGTGGGCCAGGCAGAGGAAGAAAGCCGGGGAAGGCTCAAGCTGGAATGGCTGCCGGGATATGCTCCCGAACTCAATGCCACCGAGTATCTCTGGGGCCATACCAAAGGCCGTCTGGCCAACCGTGCTGTCTTGGATAATGAAGCCTTGTTGGGCCAAACCCGCAGCCAGCTACGCAGCACCCAAAGACGCCCCAACTTGCTTAAATCCTTCTGGAAACAAACGGGCCTTGCTTGGCCTTAAATGATTAACCGGCTATACGATGCTCAGTAATGCCCTCAATGCCAAGAGTTTCTGCTTTAAGCTCTTCGCTTCCTTTGCAGAGAACTGTATTGATCCGGCTTAAAACGAACTGCGTTTCACCAAAACGGGGGGGATGCGCACCAGGCTCGTGGCATTTGTCTGGTCGCCGCGGGCGATTTTATGGATCCATTCGAGGGCCGATTCGGCGATGCTTTCCATATCCTGCTGGATCGTGGTCATGGGCGGATTGGTGAGTTCACCTCGCTGTGCTCCATCGTATCCGATCAGCCCGACTTCCCTCGGCACGCGAACCCCCTGGTAGTCCAGCACGTCCAGGAAGCTGGTGGCCAGGAGGCCATCAGTCACAAAATAAGTGCCATGTGCGGGGTTTTGTTCGAGAAAGGCCTTCACGTGGAGGGCAATTTGGAAGGAACTGCTGCTCCACTCGATCGGCACAAAGGCCACGGAATCCTCGGACCTGCCCGCTTCCAGCCAAGCCTGACGGAATCCATCCAGCCGTGCGGTGATGCGGGCCTTGTTTTCCGAACCGGAATGGTATATGACGGATGCGTTGGGCTTCTGCTGGTGCAAGAAAGCTTCCGCCACGATTCTGCCTCCAAAATGGTGGTCCGTGACGATATTGGCGAGATAGCGGTCGCTGTAGTTGGCATCCAGTCCGATCACCGGGACCGGAAAGGTCGAAAACGTTTCCAAGAGCGC containing:
- a CDS encoding GntR family transcriptional regulator, with the protein product MNRRLTAVKQIQQFIQSNRLQPGERIPTVRKLSEHFAITRDSVWRALRQMHDEGWLDVLPNKRYTVSQHLYAKILRSIRVRALFSGEGYIYFSGFRRLADSLTHLCHNQTIDLGFELLPLGAKPQSKIWEDCDVLLVDSDSSSALLETFSTFPVPVIGLDANYSDRYLANIVTDHHFGGRIVAEAFLHQQKPNASVIYHSGSENKARITARLDGFRQAWLEAGRSEDSVAFVPIEWSSSSFQIALHVKAFLEQNPAHGTYFVTDGLLATSFLDVLDYQGVRVPREVGLIGYDGAQRGELTNPPMTTIQQDMESIAESALEWIHKIARGDQTNATSLVRIPPVLVKRSSF
- a CDS encoding transposase, which encodes MDETGFSHKPHLRGAWAPRGRPLVIRHRFNWKRWSVIAVVGRKRAVFRILPHGVKWPDVAAFLWAVLRQVRGKMVVVLDGLPAHRTSLVGQAEEESRGRLKLEWLPGYAPELNATEYLWGHTKGRLANRAVLDNEALLGQTRSQLRSTQRRPNLLKSFWKQTGLAWP
- a CDS encoding putative toxin-antitoxin system toxin component, PIN family, yielding MVIHVPTLRPIQACRDAKEDKFLTLAVNRRADALITGDEDLLRLHPFLDISILTPTTFLTYPLDPRTS